Proteins co-encoded in one Macrobrachium rosenbergii isolate ZJJX-2024 chromosome 54, ASM4041242v1, whole genome shotgun sequence genomic window:
- the LOC136834695 gene encoding uncharacterized protein yields MDQDSFINAVRRFVARRGPVKRIWSDNGTNIVAAEKELREALRKFDTDKITDALQTKGIDWSFNPPHASHFGGAWERLIRSIRRALNAACIGQVTTDDVLSTLFCEAEALINSRPLTKVTDDPDSPAALTPNMLLTLKGSPEPFTKTDPKDMYT; encoded by the coding sequence ATGGACCAAGACTCCTTCATAAACGCCGTTCGTCGGTTCGTGGCCAGAAGAGGCCCAGTGAAGCGAATCTGGTCCGACAACGGGACCAACATTGTGGCCGCCGAGAAAGAACTTCGTGAAGCTCTACGAAAGTTTGACACCGACAAGATCACTGATGCTCTTCAGACGAAGGGTATCGACTGGAGTTTCAACCCTCCCCACGCTTCACACTTCGGAGGAGCGTGGGAGAGGTTGATCCGGTCCATCCGACGTGCCTTGAATGCCGCCTGCATTGGACAAGTCACGACAGATGACGTGCTGTCCACGCTCTTCTGTGAAGCAGAAGCGCTGATCAACAGTCGTCCGCTGACCAAGGTCACTGACGACCCCGACTCACCAGCTGCTTTGACGCCCAACATGTTGTTGACGCTGAAGGGATCACCTGAACCCTTCACGAAGACCGACCCGAAGGACATGTACACGTAG